The DNA region CCGTCTCGATGCTAAGATGACAAACGCATACCACGCAGTCCTCGAGGCATCCAAGGAATACAACATCGAGATGAGAACCGCTGCATACGTTGTCGCTATCAACCGTGTTGTTGAAGCAATGTCAGACCGTGGATGGTTGTACTAAGCATTGCTTAAGAATTCAAAAATACCTTTTGGGTCTTGAAGAGATGGGTTTTTTCCCCTCTCTTTTTGCCCGTATTGCTTTTCTACTCGTCAAAACAGATATAACTAACTTGGAAGATTAATGGGATTGTTATGAAGATCGCAATACTTGGTGGAACTGGTAATATTGGTAAAGGATTTGCTTTACGCTGGGGTCCGAAACATGATGTGGTAATAGGCTCCAGAAGTGCAGAAAAAGCCATGGACGTTGCAGCTGAATATACTCAGGTCCTGCGTGATAGGGGTATTGATGCAACTGTCGAGGGAACGGACAATAAGTCCGCAGCAGAGGGTGCAGATATTATTCTCTTTGCAATACGCTATGAGCAGGTGCCATCTGTCATTGAGTTGATAACTCCTGTCCTGAAAGATCAGATCGTAGTTTCTGTGGTGGTTCCTATGGAGAAGGACCGCTGTTACATCCGGCAGGATGATCATAGCAATAGTCCTGTGACCATTAATGCTAAGGATTCAGAATACAATGCTGATTATTTCTGTTATACAACTCCTGCTGCAGGCAGTGCCGCCGAGGAAATGGTACGTCTCTTGCCACAAAGCATTGAGCTGGTATCAGCTTTCCATAATGTTCCTGCAAAGAAGCTTGCAGATCTTGACCTTGAACTTGATTATGATATCGCGGTCTGTGG from Methanococcoides methylutens includes:
- a CDS encoding NAD(P)-binding domain-containing protein encodes the protein MKIAILGGTGNIGKGFALRWGPKHDVVIGSRSAEKAMDVAAEYTQVLRDRGIDATVEGTDNKSAAEGADIILFAIRYEQVPSVIELITPVLKDQIVVSVVVPMEKDRCYIRQDDHSNSPVTINAKDSEYNADYFCYTTPAAGSAAEEMVRLLPQSIELVSAFHNVPAKKLADLDLELDYDIAVCGNCMHSKKIVFDLVREIPNMRPLDIGPIETSGMVESLTPLVINIAIRNKMHDVGIRFV